One Mus musculus strain C57BL/6J chromosome 2, GRCm38.p6 C57BL/6J genomic window, ttagttgtgaaCCTGCACAGCTAGTGAGGATTCAAATGGCTCAGCAAAACAAGCGAATCCACTAAGAAACCAATTTTCCTCATCCCTTAATTTCACATCTtagcatttgtttttcatttgagaatccCCAAATAGTTTTTAATATTGCATTCCATCCTGTAGGTGTGATGTCTTCTGTAGACTCAGTTGGTTACTCTGCTCTACTATAGGATGCCACCTGTTTAAGTTCTTAGCTCAGCATACAAGTACTTTGGAGtctgaaatgaaagacaaacagcATTATGTAATATGCCAAATCAGCTCATTGGCTGGGACACTACCAAACATCCACATTGCTATTGGTTCCCCTGTGATACACCTAATTTCCTAAATCTAGAGCCCATCTTTGCTTCTCCAGAACCAATCAGAGGAGGGAACACTGGGGTCACTCTTTCCTAGCTTTTATGTGGCTGGTATTGTGTCTTTCCCAGCTCTGAAGCTGGCATCCAAATCCTTTACTGGCATGGAGATCCTCTTTGTTTCCCTTGCCATGAATCCAAaagtcctgcctttgttgcctgcctagccattggctgctggcacttTTGTTACCCATTTACAATCAGCTTGGGGCAGGGAATCTCAGTGTCCCAGTACAGGATTATCATGAAATTTGGGAAGAATTTAACAGGAGTAGCATAAGAATCAATACACAATTGGGAATtagcagaaaaacaaatcaaatccaaacaccaggccctaagtattgcctttttgttattatcctgaATTTAATCATATGGTGAAACTAAGTTCGTTTCCAAGGATTAGGTATTGTGGAGATCCAACCTCACTttactcatattttctttttaaaacataatgacTGTCTCTAACAATGTTTTCTGCTTTTCACTGTGCCCCTCAAAACATAAGACTGTActttaccaccaaagaacaaatcCATATGATTAGTTAAGCTATAACAGTCATATTATATAACAGTTGACACTGTAAACTACATaagcccctatccctaaatcctgattggtgtgaaAATAAAGCTATAATTTGGAAGGAATGTTTCTGTCTgatcctccttttaaaaaaaaattaattttatttcttcatttctttattgtctaatcttttttttacaatccatacCTTATACCCCTTGTCTtattcatggtttctattcctacacaaacatcatgaccaagaagcaagttggggaggaaagggtttatttggcttacactttcatactgcttactgttcatcaccaaggaagtcgggactggaactcaagcaggtcaagaagcaggagctgatgcagaggccacagaaggatgtttctttactagcttgcttcacctggcttgctcagactgctgtcttagagaacccaagactaccagtgcagagagatggtcccacccacaaggggcctttccccttgatcactaattgagaaaatgtcttacatctggatctcatggaggcatttctcaactgaagctcctttctctgtgataacttcagcttgtgtcaagttgacacaaaattagccagtataattgacaccttgtcaacttgacacgcaaacacatcactagtaatgCTCAactcttagtttcttattcatgccCAAGATATACACAACTTTGAAAGCCCCACagactttacatattaaaagttcaatgcttttaaaatatccaatatcctttaaaatccaaagccttttacaattaaaagtctctttactatggaatccactaaaatacttgtttccttcaagagggaaaaatatcagggcacagtcacaatcaaaagtaaaaattaaactccaactgtccaatgtctgggatccaactcacgatcttttgGACAACTCCAAAAgatccaagggcttgggtcacttttccaaccctgtcctttgtagcacacaacttgtcctctaggctccagatgcatgtactttgctgctgctgcagttCTTCGTGGTCAATCATGGAGCTGTcaactccaaaacactgcatgatctCTTCAGTACTGGGCCATCAATTTCACCTGAGTCTGCACCTtaaccagtggccttccatggcctctcaaagTGCTGGGCCTTAGCTGCTCTGAattatcccttcatgccttcaaaaccagtaccacgaGGATAAGACTTACAcactaccaagtccagccacagcacaaggtaccacCTTGATTATCTCTAGAACActtcctctgtgctctcagaaaacacttcacagatgatgtcacttcaatgatgctggtttcttcttaatcactgctaatttcttagctccagctaaccagcatcaacagtcccagtaatgcaaagttttcactctaGAAATTCtattatcttgttaatcacagctgattcttcagccccagttaaccagaaccacagaatcttcacaaagtaacaatggccctCAAAAGaggctttaattttccctctgaaatttcacaagccaggcctccatcttctgcacggttctcaacattatcttccaagctcctacacaacatcccacagcaTTCTTAACACAGAAtgaatcttctagcccaaagttccaaagtccttccacagtcctcccaaaccatggtcaggttgtcacaggaataccccactcctgataccaatttgtcttagtcagggtttctattcctgcataaacatcatgaccaagaagcagttggggaggaaagggtttaatccaGCTCACAATTTCCGCATTGATATttttcaccaaaggatgtcaggactgtaactcaagcaagACATTAAGAATCATgccttgtatccccttgatctcctttgtatgattattttcatgATGATAAAGAATTAGAAATGTTTAAAGGCTTCCCCATATTGAATGTATTTATGGGTTTCTCATTCATAATGATGAAGATTTGGGAAATCTGAAAAGGTTTCACCATATTATATTCCTAAATTTATTTGCAGTATGAATGGTTTCATTGTGAAGActctaaaatattcaaaaagtTTCACCATATTAAACACACTCAGCCTTttgttacattttgttttcttttgtgtctttgaatATGACTGACAAGTGAAAGCAATACCACATGGCTTGTAGACATCGGATTTCTCACCtctatgtcttcttttatgtatttgaagattttaatgcacaaggctctgttcaCTTGTTCATTTCATAGTGTTTTTCTCAACTGTGTCTCCTTTTCTTACAGACTACTGTGACTTATAAAATGTTTACCACATTGCctatattcatagggtttctatctagtgtgtatacttttgtgttgGGGATGACTCTTTTGTACAATTGCTTTCCCTAATTGGTGTTATTCAGAGGATTTCTCAAAACCTCATGTTCCTTACAgatttgaagatgattgtgatgTAGAAGTGCTTTAAAACATTGCcaatattcatagggtttctctcctgtatgtgttcctttatatatttggagGCCACTGCTTTGTGAAAAAGCTATAAAAGCACCATTGCTAACATTCAAAAATCTCTCTCCTATACGTGCTCTTTcatgattttgttgattactgctttttgaaaaagtttaaccacattggttaaaatcaaagcatttctctcaactatatgtgcttttatgtgtgtaAAGACTATTGTTTTTcgaaaaagctttaccacattggttacatttaaAAGGTTCCTCTCTGGTATATGTTCATTTATGTACTTGGAGATCAATGCTTGCTGCAAAGGCTTTATAACATTAGATACCTTCATagatttctctcctgtatggtcttttctctttaaaggtcactccttcctgcaaaggctttaccacattggttacattcctGGGTTTTTCAGCTGTGTGTTTTCGATTATAATATTCAAGACCACTGCTTCCTTCAAAGGGTTTACCACCTTGGTTACATTCATATGGTGTCTCTCCTGTATTTATCTTTTATGGCATTGGAGACCActgcttcctgcaaaggctttaccatactagttacattcatagggtctctctcctgtatgtgtttgcttatgtattcggagatgactgctttgtgcaaaagctttaccacattgtttacattcatagggtttctctccggaATGTGTCcgtttatgtttttggaggtcaCTACTGCTTGcgaaggctttaccacattgtttacattcatatgaTTTCTCTCcggtatgtgttcgcttatgtatttggaggaCTCTCCTTGttataaaagctttaccacattggttacattcatagggtttctctcctgtatgtgttcgcttatgtattcggagatgactgcttcctgcaaaggctttaccacattgtttacattcatatgatttctctcctgtatgtgttcgcttatgtatttggaggaCTCTCCTTCttataaaagctttaccacattggttacattcatagggtttctctcctgtatgtgttcgcttatgttcTTGTTGGTCACCacttcttgcaaaggctttaccacattggttacattcatagggtttctctcctgtatgtgttcgcttatgtattcggagatgtctgctttgtgaaaaggctttaccacattgtttacattcatagggtttctctcctgtatgtgtttgcttatgcatttggagagtatagattactgtaaaggctttaccacattgtttacattcatagggtttgtctcctgtatgtgttcgcttatgcatttggagagtatagaatactgcaaaggctttaccacattgtttacattcatagggtttgtcTCCTGTATGTCTTCGCTCATGTATGTGGAGATGActgctatgtgcaaaggctttaccacattgtttacattcatagggtttctctcctgtatgtgttcgcttatgtttttggaggtcaccacttcttgcaaaggcttttccacattggttccattcatagggtttctctcctgtatgtgttcgcttatgtattcggagatgactgctttgtgaaaaggctttaccacattgtttacattcatagggtttctctcctgtatgtgttcgtttatgtttttggaggtcaCCACTGCTTacaaaggcttttccacattggttacattcatagggtttctctcctgtatgtgttcgcttatgtatttggaggtcactccttcttttaaaagctttaccacattggttacattcatactGTTTCTCTCCTGCATGTGTTCGAttatgtattcggagatgacagcttcttgcaaaggctttaccacattgtttacagtcatagggtttctctcctgtatgtgttcgcttatgtatttgcaGGACATTCCATGTTCTAAAGTccttaccacattggttacagtcatggtgtttctctCCATTATGTTTAATTTGATGCCTTTGTCTACCACTctcatatgcaaaggctttaccacattgaataaacTCAGAGGGTTGCTCTGCAGAacaacttctttcatgcctgcaaataaAATTTGCACACGTGAAATCTTTCTTACACTGATTATACTGAtgagtctttttatctgtatgaattgttttaaattttggtttcatTGAACAGAGCAATCTAATGTTAACGTAATATTACTTTGTTTATATTCAAAGGAGTTCTACTAAATTATGAattgttttacatctttgaggatatatgaaatgggaacagtactgattatctggctcacatttataacatactttttctataaaaggttactcacatatttgaaaaaaaacaggaagaactcaCAGTGTTTGCACAATGATTGCATTCACAAATTTTGTTATCATGAGAGTAATACTACATTTGGAATATGAACAaatgcaaaagaagaaagaatttctaCTGCCTTAATTCTCATTACTATTTTCAGCATTTAGAGTTGGTAAATGTCCCCAGCAATGTTCGGAAACAAATTTTTTTATAAACTTATATAGCACATTTAGTATGTTGCTCAAAATATGTTATACTGCATATCCACAAATTGTTCTGGAAAAGTGAAAGGTATGTGGCTTCTTTCAATACCCCAATGCTCACAAGGCTTGTATCCATCCTAACCTTTGCTATTCATATCAATAGAGAATAACAAGTGAATAAGTTCCATTTTATATTCACACAGCTGACTTTTTTTCACCACAGAGATGTGGTACAGAGTTAAGGCTTTACCACAAAACCATTCTTGAATCTTATGAACTGTCCATCTcactaaatttagcaatgttattacaagtatatcattgagctcagatatactatggattatttgcttattactaggttttagacatatacttgtcacctaatcactgtgtgttccttttgCAATAGCTAAGCGATATGAGACTGAAGAGACTCGCCCTTGTACAGCATGGCTCTACTAGGCTTGATTTAAACAGTAACATATGTGTtaagccattatttctctgtttttgaACTAATGGAAAGTCTTGCAAACAATAATTACATATCTGCCATagacatatatgattttatgaaattcaataAACATCCATAACTGAAAGCAGTGCTTATTGTACCCTATTGGTTTTCTTTACTACTTGTACCACGAGTTAAACTTTCTTCATAGGCATTTTCTCATCAGCTTGCAGaggaaaattaccttccatgacttctagaaGTTTGAAAATGGTCTTCAATTGTATGTTCTTCCCAAATGTAACCTAAACCCAGTAccagagaaagtatgttacattATTGGCAATTAAACAGTATTTAAGTTATTAACTCCATTGAACTTTAAAACCATGAGTGATTTATTCATcatattcttcctcattctcaattgaaattataaaaacaaataacaataacaaagaaacagttgTGTATACATATTATAAAGTAAATTGAAAAATCATAATATTACCTATAGCTGTGAGATTCCTATAGGTCTCTAGCATCACacctttgtagagactcttctgagaaggatccagcaaagcccactcATCCCGAGTGAAGTTCACCTGCACATCATCATAGGTGACTAAATCCTAAAAGATTCGATACGTTTGTACATAAAAAAATATGATACAGACAACAGTGTAAAGGTGTACTTCAAAATGAGTATTCGCTGactgccctgcccacccacatagtactttttatccagtctttcacagttggacaacaaaaacttaagtaaataaatgatctctGGGAACCTGATGCCTTAGTATTAAGATGTTAATACATGGAACCATGTAGAATGCTGCTAGACCTTCACCCATTTTTTGTTCCCTGAGACCCAATATGCAAGAGTGCCCTTAGGACTGCAGTTTCCTCTCACCTGTCCATGCTACCTGCAGATACAAAAGACCTtttccatctccccttcctttcttgccACATGTCTGTGTCTTAGCCCCCAAGTATGGGCAGACACACCCTTCTCAACCATAGCCAGTACTCCCGAAGAACAAGCAATCTGTCTAAAGACCAAGACCACTATCTGTTATCCTAGACATAATTCTCACAGTAGCCCACAGAACTGCAACACAATATCAGGGAAAGCTTCCGCTGCCCATTTCCATGGGGccaattttcaacttttcttcaatAACTAAGGCAACTACACCAGGAACAATGTGAACTTGACCAATGTTACCTGTGCTAGtatgtgtatagaaataaaataaaatcatatttcctgACTCCGATAAAAATAACACAAAGTGACCCTGAAACTGTTATAAATCTGACCCTCCAGATACTACTGATCTGTCTTCAGAGAGGCCCCATGCTCTAGAGCTCTCATCGAAATTGTTGATGATGAGAAAGTTGGACTATGGCTCAATAGCTGTTCATGACCCTTAGTAATTTCATGTTAAACCAGCCCCACCGAAGTATACAAAACAATGCTGAATGAtaatttaatgtctgcttcctgccatatgCATTATGTTCCAATCtgtcctatccacccacccagcaccatcaacacctgagaaacttctgcatgtcagaagctttttttgtaaccaagaattgaagttctgtgaatcatggcatTTTGACAATAGTTAACAGAAAGATAAAAGGAATCTAatcaaatatttctgaaggatgaTCCTGATCAGCTCTTTACTACTAACTTCTAAAGTATTTATAAAACTAGtcacacaaaactgaatacagaagggtcaggaattctagaaatcaaaccatTGCTTTTCCAATGTTGTCCTACTACACACCAAAGGCAATTCCTGTATATACACACTGCATAGTGACATTTAAGTTTCATACCTTGCCACTCCCAGGGCTACCGAGCCTCTGGGACCCCTGTaaatccacactcaggaagagtCAAAGTACGAGGAGCTCTGTtatgatcaccacatggaccaacagaaccacactcTGACCACAGTCCATTTAGAACCAGCAGATCAGACTCAAATAGCTCTGCAGACTTGCTCCTCCTGTACTCTCAATGGAGATTACTATAATAAACAGGGGATGGCTTgtggtcttccaggcagcttgtaACACATGCATCTGAGCAGAATCCTGTAAAGAACCTGTAAGCTACCTTCCCCTAGTGTTCCTGAATGTTAGTCC contains:
- the Gm14326 gene encoding novel KRAB box and zinc finger, C2H2 type domain containing protein isoform 1 (isoform 1 is encoded by transcript variant 1) is translated as MDLVTYDDVQVNFTRDEWALLDPSQKSLYKGVMLETYRNLTAIGYIWEEHTIEDHFQTSRSHGRHERSCSAEQPSEFIQCGKAFAYESGRQRHQIKHNGEKHHDCNQCGKDFRTWNVLQIHKRTHTGEKPYDCKQCGKAFARSCHLRIHNRTHAGEKQYECNQCGKAFKRRSDLQIHKRTHTGEKPYECNQCGKAFVSSGDLQKHKRTHTGEKPYECKQCGKAFSQSSHLRIHKRTHTGEKPYEWNQCGKAFARSGDLQKHKRTHTGEKPYECKQCGKAFAHSSHLHIHERRHTGDKPYECKQCGKAFAVFYTLQMHKRTHTGDKPYECKQCGKAFTVIYTLQMHKQTHTGEKPYECKQCGKAFSQSRHLRIHKRTHTGEKPYECNQCGKAFARSGDQQEHKRTHTGEKPYECNQCGKAFIRRRVLQIHKRTHTGEKSYECKQCGKAFAGSSHLRIHKRTHTGEKPYECNQCGKAFITRRVLQIHKRTHTGEKSYECKQCGKAFASSSDLQKHKRTHSGEKPYECKQCGKAFAQSSHLRIHKQTHTGERPYECN
- the Gm14326 gene encoding novel KRAB box and zinc finger, C2H2 type domain containing protein isoform 2 (isoform 2 is encoded by transcript variant 2), which produces MDLVTYDDVQVNFTRDEWALLDPSQKSLYKGVMLETYRNLTAIGYIWEEHTIEDHFQTSRSHGSNKKTH